One window of the Oncorhynchus mykiss isolate Arlee chromosome 5, USDA_OmykA_1.1, whole genome shotgun sequence genome contains the following:
- the LOC110523637 gene encoding bile salt-activated lipase, translating to MMKTLGILVASALFLGSASAATLGVVYTEGGMVQGKKVNSDGLLRTMDVFKGIPYADKPGVFEKPKRHPGWDGVLKATEFKPRCMQLNLLQSDTRGQEDCLFLNIWVPQGLSVSTGLPVMVWIFGGGYLVGGSMGANFLDNYLYDGEEIANRGKVIVVTLGYRVGTLGFLSSGDASGPGNYGLWDQHAAIAWVNRNIRAFGGDPNNITVFGESAGAASVSFQTLSPHNKGLIRRAISQSGVALCPWAINNNPRAFAEMVAGKVGCPIDDHMMACLKLIDAKELTLAGTLSLAGSPSTPIVGNLALSPVIDGDFLPDHPGKLFHNAADIDYLAGVNSMDAHLFTGLDLPAVNKPLANLPLSDVKLLLGSLTKKGEASINSAFAEYTADWGDKPSQETIKKTVVMIETDYVFLVPTQAALYLHASNAQSARTYSYLFSEPSRMSGIVLPFPSWMEADHAEDLQFVFGKPFSTPLAYWPKYRDVSKYFIAYWTNFARTGDPNKGESNVPVTWPAYTTSGQKYLEINAKMNRNSVHEKMRVRFVNWWSNTLPSI from the exons ATGATGAAGACATTGGGTATTTTGGTTGCCTCTGCCCTGTTCCTGGGGTCCGCCTCGGCCGCCACT CTTGGAGTGGTGTACACTGAGGGAGGCATGGTGCAAGGGAAAAAGGTCAATTCTGATGGACTCCTCCGCACCATGGATGTCTTCAAAGGAATCCCCTACGCTGACAAGCCCGGCGTTTTTGAGAAGCCCAAGCGTCACCCTGGATGGGATG GTGTTCTTAAGGCTACAGAGTTCAAGCCGAGGTGCATGCAGCTGAACTTGCTCCAGTCTGACACCCGTGGCCAAGAGGACTGCCTTTTCCTGAACATCTGGGTCCCTCAGGGCCTCAGTG TTTCCACTGGGCTGCCAGTCATGGTTTGGATCTTTGGAGGTGGTTACCTGGTTGGAGGCTCTATGGGCGCTAACTTCTTAGATAACTATCTGTACGACGGGGAGGAGATTGCAAACAGGGGCAAAGTCATTGTGGTGACTCTGGGTTACCGTGTGGGCACCCTGGGCTTCCTCAGCTCTGGAGATGCCAGCGGACCTG GTAACTATGGTTTGTGGGACCAGCATGCTGCCATTGCCTGGGTGAATAGGAACATCCGCGCCTTCGGAGGAGACCCCAACAACATCACCGTCTTCGGAGAGTCTGCCGGCGCTGCTAGCGTCAGCTTCCAG ACGCTTTCTCCCCATAACAAAGGGCTGATCCGCAGGGCCATCTCCCAGAGTGGCGTTGCTCTCTGCCCCTGGGCCATCAACAACAACCCTCGTGCCTTTGCAGAGATG gTTGCTGGGAAGGTGGGCTGCCCCATTGATGATCATATGATGGCCTGCCTGAAGCTCATTGACGCTAAGGAGCTCACCCTTGCTGGTACCCTGTCCCTGGCTGGTTCTCCCTCCA CGCCCATAGTGGGCAACCTGGCCCTCTCCCCAGTGATCGATGGGGACTTCCTGCCTGATCACCCAGGGAAACTGTTCCACAACGCTGCTGACATTGACTACCTTGCAGGGGTCAACAGCATGGATGCCCACCTATTCACTGGATTAGATTTACCCGCCGTCAACAAGCCACTCGCTAACCTCCCTCT GTCAGATGTGAAACTGCTCCTGGGTTCTTTGACTAAGAAGGGAGAGGCCTCTATCAATAGCGCTTTCGCAGAGTACACGGCAGACTGGGGCGATAAGCCCAGTCAGGAGACCATCAAGAAGACTGTTGTTATGATCGAGACTGACTACGTCTTCCTGGTTCCTACCCAGGCTGCTCTCTATCTGCACGCCTCCAATGCCCA ATCTGCACGCACCTACTCCTACCTGTTCTCAGAGCCCAGCCGCATGTCCGGGATAGTTCTACCTTTCCCCAGCTGGATGGAGGCTGATCACGCTGAGGACCTGCAGTTTGTGTTTGGCAAGCCCTTCTCCACACCCCTGGCATACTGGCCCAAGTACCGCGATGTCTCCAAATACTTTATCGCCTACTGGACCAACTTCGCCAGGACCGG